The following are from one region of the Populus trichocarpa isolate Nisqually-1 chromosome 8, P.trichocarpa_v4.1, whole genome shotgun sequence genome:
- the LOC18109637 gene encoding protein SUPPRESSOR OF K(+) TRANSPORT GROWTH DEFECT 1 isoform X2: MYCNFMEHGIEYAKQAVKEDDAGNYRKAFQLYMNALEYFQAQLKYEKNPQVEKTIRQKCMGYLRRAEEIRSVLDNGRSMPASNGDASVAARPKTSPKPKDGGRKGKEDPELAKLKGGLDSVIIREKPNVKWSDVAGLENAKLALQEAVILPVKFPQFFTGKRKPWRAFLLYGPPGTGKSYLAKAVATEADSTFFSVSSSDLVSKWMGESEKLVSNLFQMARDKAPSIIFIDEIDSLCGQRGECNESEASRRIKTELLVQMQGIGNDDQKVLVLAATNTPYALDQAIRRRFDKRIYIPLPDLKARQHMFKVHLGDTPHDLTERDFEKLARKTEGFSGSDISVCVKDVLFEPVRKTRDAEYFIKSSDGMWVPCELQRVAVKTTLQELDAQGLASKVLPPPITRADFNKVLARQKPTVSKADLEVHERFTKEFGEEG; encoded by the exons ATGTATTGCAATTTTATGGAGCATGGTATAGAGTACGCGAAACAGGCAGTCAAGGAGGATGATGCTGGAAACTATAGGAAAGCTTTCCAGCTTTATATGAATGCATTGGAGTATTTTCAAGCACAACTGAAGTATGAGAAGAATCCACAGGTTGAGAAAACAATTAGGCAAAAATGTATGGGGTATCTAAGAAGGGCGGAGGAGATCCGATCTGTTCTTGATAATGGTAGGAGTATGCCAGCGTCAAATGGTGATGCATCGGTTGCTGCACGGCCCAAGACTAGTCCAAAACCAAAGGATGGAGGTAGGAAGGGCAAGGAGGATCCAGAGCTAGCGAAGCTTAAGGGCGGGCTTGATTCTGTTATCATCAGGGAGAAGCCAAATGTGAAGTGGAGTGATGTGGCAGGTCTTGAGAATGCCAAACTGGCATTGCAGGAAGCTGTTATATTGCCTGTTAAGTTCCCACAGTTTTTCACTG GGAAGAGAAAACCATGGAGGGCATTTTTGTTATATGGTCCACCTGGTACAGGGAAGTCATACTTGGCAAAGGCTGTTGCAACAGAAGCTGACTCAACTTTCTTCAG TGTTTCTTCCTCAGACCTGGTTTCCAAATGGATGGGTGAAAGTGAGAAGCTAGTTTCAAATCTTTTCCAAATGGCTCGTGATAAAGCACCTTCCATCATTTTCATTGACGAAATAGATTCACTTTGTGGCCAACGGGGTGAATGTAACGAGAGTGAAGCATCTCGTCGCATCAAAACAGAACTTCTTGTACAGATGCAG GGTATAGGGAATGATGATCAGAAGGTTCTTGTTCTTGCAGCCACAAATACTCCCTATGCACTGGATCAG GCTATCCGGCGGCGTTTTGACAAGAGAATATACATTCCTCTCCCAGATTTGAAGGCAAGGCAACACATGTTTAAG GTGCATCTTGGAGATACTCCTCATGATTTAACTGAAAGAGATTTTGAAAAGTTGGCTCGAAAAACAGAAGGTTTTTCAGGTTCAGATATTTCTGTTTGT GTTAAGGATGTGCTCTTTGAACCTGTTCGTAAAACCCGGGATGCGGAATATTTCATTAAATCCTCTGATGGCATGTGGGTTCCTTGTGAACTACAACGAGTAGCTGTCAAGACTACACTACAAGAACTTGATGCACAAGGACTTGCTTCAAAG GTCCTTCCACCACCCATCACAAGAGCAGATTTCAACAAAGTGCTTGCACGGCAGAAGCCAACAGTGAGTAAAGCTGATCTTGAGGTGCATGAGAGATTCACAAAGGAGTTTGGAGAAGAGGGCTGA
- the LOC18109637 gene encoding protein SUPPRESSOR OF K(+) TRANSPORT GROWTH DEFECT 1 isoform X5: MYCNFMEHGIEYAKQAVKEDDAGNYRKAFQLYMNALEYFQAQLKYEKNPQVEKTIRQKCMGYLRRAEEIRSVLDNGRSMPASNGDASVAARPKTSPKPKDGGRKGKEDPELAKLKGGLDSVIIREKPNVKWSDVAGLENAKLALQEAVILPVKFPQFFTGKRKPWRAFLLYGPPGTGKSYLAKAVATEADSTFFSVSSSDLVSKWMGESEKLVSNLFQMARDKAPSIIFIDEIDSLCGQRGECNESEASRRIKTELLVQMQGIGNDDQKVLVLAATNTPYALDQAIRRRFDKRIYIPLPDLKARQHMFKVHLGDTPHDLTERDFEKLARKTEGFSGSDISVCVKDVLFEPVRKTRDAEYFIKSSDGMWVPCELQRVAVKTTLQELDAQGLASKVLPPPITRADFNKVLARQKPTVSKADLEVHERFTKEFGEEG, encoded by the exons ATGTATTGCAATTTTATGGAGCATGGTATAGAGTACGCGAAACAGGCAGTCAAGGAGGATGATGCTGGAAACTATAGGAAAGCTTTCCAGCTTTATATGAATGCATTGGAGTATTTTCAAGCACAACTGAAGTATGAGAAGAATCCACAGGTTGAGAAAACAATTAGGCAAAAATGTATGGGGTATCTAAGAAGGGCGGAGGAGATCCGATCTGTTCTTGATAATGGTAGGAGTATGCCAGCGTCAAATGGTGATGCATCGGTTGCTGCACGGCCCAAGACTAGTCCAAAACCAAAGGATGGAGGTAGGAAGGGCAAGGAGGATCCAGAGCTAGCGAAGCTTAAGGGCGGGCTTGATTCTGTTATCATCAGGGAGAAGCCAAATGTGAAGTGGAGTGATGTGGCAGGTCTTGAGAATGCCAAACTGGCATTGCAGGAAGCTGTTATATTGCCTGTTAAGTTCCCACAGTTTTTCACTG GGAAGAGAAAACCATGGAGGGCATTTTTGTTATATGGTCCACCTGGTACAGGGAAGTCATACTTGGCAAAGGCTGTTGCAACAGAAGCTGACTCAACTTTCTTCAG TGTTTCTTCCTCAGACCTGGTTTCCAAATGGATGGGTGAAAGTGAGAAGCTAGTTTCAAATCTTTTCCAAATGGCTCGTGATAAAGCACCTTCCATCATTTTCATTGACGAAATAGATTCACTTTGTGGCCAACGGGGTGAATGTAACGAGAGTGAAGCATCTCGTCGCATCAAAACAGAACTTCTTGTACAGATGCAG GGTATAGGGAATGATGATCAGAAGGTTCTTGTTCTTGCAGCCACAAATACTCCCTATGCACTGGATCAG GCTATCCGGCGGCGTTTTGACAAGAGAATATACATTCCTCTCCCAGATTTGAAGGCAAGGCAACACATGTTTAAG GTGCATCTTGGAGATACTCCTCATGATTTAACTGAAAGAGATTTTGAAAAGTTGGCTCGAAAAACAGAAGGTTTTTCAGGTTCAGATATTTCTGTTTGT GTTAAGGATGTGCTCTTTGAACCTGTTCGTAAAACCCGGGATGCGGAATATTTCATTAAATCCTCTGATGGCATGTGGGTTCCTTGTGAACTACAACGAGTAGCTGTCAAGACTACACTACAAGAACTTGATGCACAAGGACTTGCTTCAAAG GTCCTTCCACCACCCATCACAAGAGCAGATTTCAACAAAGTGCTTGCACGGCAGAAGCCAACAGTGAGTAAAGCTGATCTTGAG